From Rubrivirga sp. SAORIC476, a single genomic window includes:
- a CDS encoding penicillin acylase family protein, translating into MVRVLLTIGVLLVLAAGLAAAVGVLAYGTEPPRDGTLEVAGLAEPVRLGWGADGTVWVEGADAEALAAGLGYAHSADHGWATALWRQAARGTLAEWFGDEARDLDLHARTLGFASLGRRTYEALPEADREILDAYARGTSAAFAQPGVAQSDAFIVADVVPAPWDPWDALAIERLHAYLAAPALTADATWRRAAMADTVVAQFVAADSMFRAFLGMPGGGFDRAYVAPTAAGRDLMQQVSAGNSALALLAPAVLKTPGRSTVALTIPGTLVSPGGWSGGTGWGLLMGSPLRLEPYGGVAPPALYSRIVERDGDETLLAVTRDSTGLVLRAGRDAPVQAEGTQTVGPPADTLDTGWRVRWQGFALGTDLGAFQSLRDGRVPSRFTLVSGDGVVATASETRVLGRPRVAMTNGTAALTAQDTLARFAASLLVRTPPPAAPDSGAVREIRASDPADREVTSTWAREQLPTLLARLGARDSLDDVLQVPYAYLNGWDGSYRADAIAPSVFEWWLASHRDLTGHLPDPSDSLDVALLPSSLRIARAELRDRYGARPMDWRWGRLQGGPQYPVLGHRGGAAARRFHDGLGAPGGHPTALRPGPSVVFEGPRPGRAVWTLRTDLQTGRVAVRSPALRPRIADITDPDDGPGSLLIEVDPSGPMPSALLSLTPASS; encoded by the coding sequence GTGGTCCGCGTACTCCTGACGATCGGCGTCCTCCTCGTGCTCGCCGCCGGGCTGGCCGCCGCGGTGGGCGTGCTCGCGTACGGCACCGAGCCGCCCCGTGACGGGACGCTCGAGGTCGCCGGGCTCGCCGAGCCCGTCCGCCTCGGATGGGGCGCCGACGGCACCGTCTGGGTCGAGGGCGCCGACGCGGAAGCCCTCGCCGCGGGTCTCGGCTACGCCCACAGCGCCGACCACGGCTGGGCCACGGCCCTGTGGCGGCAGGCCGCGCGCGGGACCCTGGCCGAGTGGTTCGGCGACGAGGCCCGCGACCTCGACCTCCACGCCCGCACGCTCGGATTCGCGTCGCTCGGCCGCCGCACCTACGAGGCGCTCCCCGAGGCGGACCGCGAGATCCTCGACGCCTACGCTCGCGGCACCTCTGCGGCCTTCGCCCAGCCCGGCGTGGCGCAGAGTGACGCCTTCATCGTCGCCGACGTGGTGCCGGCCCCGTGGGACCCCTGGGACGCCCTCGCCATCGAGCGCCTCCACGCCTACCTCGCCGCGCCCGCGCTGACTGCCGACGCCACCTGGCGCCGCGCCGCGATGGCCGACACGGTCGTCGCGCAGTTCGTCGCCGCCGACTCCATGTTCCGGGCCTTCCTGGGGATGCCGGGCGGCGGGTTCGACCGCGCCTACGTCGCGCCCACGGCCGCTGGCCGCGACCTGATGCAGCAGGTCTCTGCAGGAAACTCGGCGCTCGCCCTGCTCGCCCCCGCCGTTCTCAAGACCCCTGGCCGCTCGACTGTCGCTCTCACGATTCCCGGCACGCTCGTCTCGCCCGGCGGGTGGAGTGGCGGAACGGGCTGGGGCCTGCTGATGGGCTCGCCCCTCCGCCTCGAACCCTATGGCGGCGTGGCGCCTCCGGCCCTCTACAGCCGCATCGTCGAGCGCGACGGCGACGAGACCCTGCTGGCGGTCACGCGCGACAGCACCGGCCTCGTGCTCCGTGCCGGCCGCGACGCGCCGGTGCAGGCAGAGGGCACCCAGACGGTAGGCCCCCCCGCCGACACGCTCGACACCGGCTGGCGCGTCCGCTGGCAGGGCTTCGCGCTGGGGACCGACCTGGGCGCGTTCCAGTCTCTCCGCGACGGGCGCGTGCCGTCGCGGTTCACGCTCGTCTCGGGCGACGGCGTGGTCGCGACGGCGAGCGAGACGCGCGTCCTCGGGCGCCCGCGCGTCGCGATGACGAACGGCACAGCAGCGCTGACGGCTCAGGACACACTCGCGCGCTTCGCCGCCTCCCTCCTCGTCCGGACGCCCCCGCCCGCTGCGCCCGACTCCGGCGCGGTCCGCGAGATCCGCGCGAGCGACCCGGCCGACCGTGAGGTCACGAGCACCTGGGCCCGCGAGCAACTGCCCACCCTCCTCGCCCGCCTCGGCGCCCGCGACTCCCTCGACGACGTGCTGCAGGTCCCCTACGCCTACCTCAACGGCTGGGACGGCAGCTACCGCGCCGACGCCATCGCCCCGTCCGTGTTCGAGTGGTGGCTCGCGTCGCACCGCGACCTGACCGGTCACCTGCCCGACCCCTCGGACTCGCTCGACGTGGCGCTCCTGCCATCGTCGCTGCGGATCGCACGCGCGGAGTTGCGCGACCGCTACGGCGCGCGGCCCATGGACTGGCGATGGGGACGCCTCCAGGGCGGCCCCCAGTACCCGGTGCTCGGGCACCGCGGCGGCGCGGCGGCGCGGCGGTTCCACGACGGCCTCGGGGCGCCCGGCGGGCACCCGACCGCGCTCCGCCCCGGCCCGTCGGTCGTGTTCGAGGGCCCCCGACCCGGACGCGCCGTCTGGACCCTCCGCACCGATCTGCAGACCGGCCGCGTGGCCGTCCGCTCGCCTGCGCTCCGGCCGCGCATCGCCGACATCACCGACCCGGATGACGGCCCCGGAAGCCTCCTGATCGAGGTCGACCCGTCTGGGCCGATGCCCTCCGCCCTCCTCTCCCTGACGCCCGCCTCTTCGTGA
- a CDS encoding BadF/BadG/BcrA/BcrD ATPase family protein, giving the protein MTTPLFIGIDAGGSKTAAVAASGTQTQRFVGPAAQALRDGPQAAASVVATLVGEARTSLDDAPLAGVVVGLAGAGRDTVREAVAEALRPALGDVPLTVTHDADVAYHAAWGAESGVLLIAGTGSLVFGRTETGETVRAGGWGTALGDDGSGAALGRAALRALLAALDGGPPSALPDLAAEHFALTSAADVLEAIYTDQRPLSTFAPLLLAAVDAGDWIAEAALLAETNGLAKQAGWLATRAGDNLRHRLATVGGLSGEPTYRRALEAALDRHLPGWTVARCEIAPADGALAMAQTLGRTT; this is encoded by the coding sequence GTGACCACCCCCCTCTTCATCGGCATCGACGCCGGCGGCTCCAAGACGGCCGCCGTAGCCGCCTCGGGCACCCAGACCCAGCGCTTCGTCGGCCCGGCGGCGCAGGCGCTCCGTGACGGTCCACAGGCTGCGGCCAGCGTGGTCGCGACGCTCGTGGGGGAGGCGCGCACCTCGCTCGACGACGCCCCGCTGGCAGGCGTGGTGGTCGGCCTCGCAGGCGCCGGGCGCGACACGGTCCGCGAGGCGGTCGCCGAGGCGTTGCGGCCCGCGCTCGGCGACGTGCCCCTGACCGTCACCCACGACGCCGACGTGGCCTACCACGCCGCCTGGGGCGCCGAGAGCGGCGTCCTGCTGATCGCGGGCACGGGGTCGCTCGTGTTCGGGCGGACCGAGACGGGCGAGACAGTCCGCGCCGGCGGCTGGGGCACCGCGCTCGGCGACGACGGCAGCGGAGCTGCGCTCGGCCGGGCCGCACTCCGGGCGCTGCTGGCCGCGCTCGACGGTGGCCCGCCGTCCGCCCTCCCCGACCTCGCCGCGGAGCACTTCGCCCTCACCTCCGCCGCCGACGTGCTGGAGGCCATCTACACCGACCAGCGCCCTCTGAGCACGTTCGCCCCGCTCCTGCTCGCCGCCGTCGACGCGGGCGACTGGATCGCCGAGGCAGCCCTCCTCGCCGAGACCAACGGGCTCGCCAAGCAGGCGGGCTGGCTCGCCACGCGCGCCGGAGACAACCTCCGCCACCGCCTCGCGACCGTCGGGGGCCTCTCTGGTGAGCCGACCTACCGGAGAGCGCTGGAGGCCGCCCTCGACCGGCACCTGCCGGGCTGGACCGTCGCTCGGTGCGAGATTGCCCCCGCCGACGGCGCGCTCGCGATGGCGCAGACGCTCGGGCGAACCACCTGA
- a CDS encoding polyphosphate kinase 2 family protein produces MTDRYRIAPGASVSLADRTTDDDGGLDKDEGEDRLRDNIDRARDLQERLYAEGEQSILFVFQAMDAGGKDSTTEHVFGPMNPQGVRVASFKAPSTLEKSHDFLWRVHAKAPQKGMIRVFNRSHYEDVLIVKVHGWAEADVIERRYDHIRHFEALLADAGTRVVKVMLNISKDYQLERFRRRLERPDKHWKFNPGDLKERDHWEDYMRAFEVAMERTSTEAAPWYVVPAETRWYRDLVVSQILVDTLEAMDPQYPEPEFDPADYPPGSLS; encoded by the coding sequence ATGACCGACCGCTACCGCATCGCGCCCGGCGCCTCCGTCTCTCTGGCCGACCGCACGACCGACGACGACGGCGGCCTCGATAAGGACGAGGGCGAGGACCGGCTGCGCGACAACATCGACCGTGCCCGCGACCTCCAGGAGCGTCTCTACGCCGAGGGCGAGCAGTCCATCCTGTTCGTCTTCCAGGCCATGGATGCCGGGGGCAAGGACTCGACGACGGAGCACGTGTTCGGGCCGATGAACCCGCAGGGCGTCCGCGTGGCCAGCTTCAAGGCGCCCTCGACGCTGGAGAAGAGCCACGACTTCCTGTGGCGCGTCCACGCGAAGGCGCCGCAAAAGGGCATGATCCGCGTCTTCAACCGGTCCCACTACGAGGACGTGCTGATCGTGAAGGTCCACGGCTGGGCCGAGGCGGACGTGATCGAGCGCCGCTACGACCACATCCGGCACTTTGAGGCGCTGCTGGCGGACGCCGGGACGCGCGTGGTCAAGGTGATGCTCAACATCTCCAAGGACTACCAGCTGGAGCGCTTCCGTCGCCGCCTGGAGCGGCCCGACAAGCACTGGAAGTTCAACCCGGGCGACCTCAAGGAGCGCGACCACTGGGAGGACTACATGCGGGCCTTCGAGGTCGCCATGGAGCGGACCTCGACGGAGGCCGCACCCTGGTACGTGGTGCCCGCCGAGACGCGCTGGTACCGCGACCTCGTCGTCAGCCAGATCCTGGTGGACACGCTGGAGGCGATGGACCCGCAGTACCCGGAGCCGGAGTTCGACCCGGCCGACTACCCACCGGGGAGCCTGAGCTAG
- a CDS encoding DUF937 domain-containing protein — protein MNSILDLLADSIGGDNIGQIAGAIGADPQQTQTAVSAALPAILAALNQNTNTVSGAQGLASALDRDHDGSLLDQLGGFLGGQLSGKAADGGGILGHILGGQQQAVEQGVAKASGLNMQQVMKLLPILAPIVMAALGRRKRQSGLDEAGLSGVLAEDATRAREAAPSSVLDALSGVLGQGGSGGSLQNQLIAQAGKAVLGKLFGR, from the coding sequence ATGAACAGCATCCTCGACCTCCTCGCCGACTCCATCGGCGGTGACAACATCGGCCAGATCGCGGGCGCCATCGGCGCCGACCCCCAGCAGACGCAGACGGCCGTGTCGGCCGCGCTCCCGGCCATCCTGGCGGCCCTCAACCAGAACACCAACACGGTCTCCGGCGCGCAGGGCCTCGCCAGTGCCCTCGACCGCGACCACGACGGCTCGCTGCTCGACCAGCTCGGCGGCTTCCTCGGCGGTCAGCTCTCGGGCAAGGCGGCGGACGGCGGGGGGATCCTCGGCCACATCCTCGGTGGTCAGCAGCAGGCGGTCGAGCAGGGCGTCGCGAAGGCGTCCGGCCTGAACATGCAGCAGGTGATGAAGCTGTTGCCCATCCTCGCGCCCATCGTGATGGCGGCGCTCGGGCGGCGGAAGCGCCAGTCCGGGCTGGACGAGGCCGGGCTCTCCGGTGTCCTCGCCGAAGACGCCACGCGTGCCCGCGAGGCGGCGCCGTCGAGCGTCCTGGACGCACTCTCGGGCGTCCTCGGCCAGGGCGGAAGCGGCGGCTCGCTCCAAAACCAGCTCATCGCGCAGGCGGGCAAGGCCGTTCTCGGCAAGCTGTTCGGCCGATAG
- a CDS encoding aminotransferase class IV gives MRLLETMRAEGGEVGLLPRHLARLAASAEAFGIPLDVQSVRDRVASAIGTGVEGVRLTVGRSGDAAVTTWPLDDAPFRTVWIDPEPFEDAGTWRCTHKTTDRDHYRRRFDRARAHGADEALLVDLHGEVVEGTRTSVWIRDGDRLWTPHLAAGGLPGVMRAHLLATRTDTGEDALRPDDLRAADAIYLSNALRGWMPVRLVE, from the coding sequence ATGCGACTCCTGGAAACGATGCGCGCCGAAGGGGGAGAGGTGGGCCTGCTGCCCCGCCACCTCGCCCGGCTCGCGGCCAGCGCCGAGGCGTTCGGCATCCCCCTGGACGTACAGTCTGTGCGCGACCGCGTGGCGTCGGCCATCGGAACGGGCGTCGAGGGCGTCCGGCTGACGGTCGGGCGGTCGGGGGACGCGGCGGTCACGACGTGGCCCCTGGACGACGCGCCGTTCCGGACCGTGTGGATCGACCCCGAGCCGTTCGAAGACGCGGGGACGTGGCGCTGCACGCACAAGACCACGGACCGCGACCACTACCGCCGCCGGTTCGACCGCGCCCGCGCCCACGGCGCCGACGAGGCGCTTCTGGTGGACCTCCACGGGGAGGTCGTGGAGGGCACGCGGACGAGCGTGTGGATCCGAGACGGGGACCGCCTCTGGACGCCGCACCTCGCGGCGGGCGGGCTGCCCGGGGTCATGCGGGCGCACCTCCTCGCCACGCGCACGGACACGGGCGAGGACGCGCTGAGGCCGGACGACCTGCGTGCGGCCGACGCGATCTACCTGTCGAACGCCCTCCGCGGCTGGATGCCGGTCCGACTCGTCGAGTGA
- the pabB gene encoding aminodeoxychorismate synthase component I — protein MPAPPASVSPSALAAALRQTGTVLLDGPRPDADSGRRGARLFADPVRTLTARTLAEVGPLLGALDAALADGLHVAGMLAYEAGYALEPTRFADVPIDPTVPLGWFGVYRAPLDVPTEVVEAALADAGPARIEAPTFTLSEAAYRTRVAAVRAHIRAGDVYQINLTAPFRFATQADPLALFAALRRRQQVAYGAFLRLPDLAVASVSPELFFRVDAEGEGRTITARPMKGTAPRGATPDADDALADALRASPKDRAENLMIVDLLRNDLSRVTAPGSVRVPALFDAERYETVTQMTSTVTGDLRADAGLGDVLRALFPCGSITGAPKLRAMGIIRDLEIGPRGAYCGAIGHAAPGGTAAFSVAIRTAVVANGVGRYDVGSGIVWDSDADAEFAECLLKARVLTDLAG, from the coding sequence ATGCCCGCCCCGCCCGCCTCGGTGTCCCCGTCGGCCCTCGCCGCCGCCCTCCGCCAGACCGGCACCGTCCTGCTGGACGGCCCGCGCCCCGACGCCGACTCCGGCCGCCGGGGCGCACGGCTGTTCGCCGACCCGGTCCGCACGCTGACCGCGCGGACGCTCGCCGAGGTCGGCCCGCTGCTCGGCGCCCTCGACGCGGCGCTCGCCGACGGCCTCCACGTGGCGGGGATGCTGGCCTACGAGGCGGGCTACGCGCTGGAGCCGACGCGCTTCGCGGATGTCCCCATCGACCCGACCGTGCCGCTCGGCTGGTTCGGCGTCTACCGTGCGCCCCTCGACGTGCCGACCGAGGTGGTGGAGGCCGCGCTGGCCGACGCGGGGCCGGCGCGCATCGAGGCGCCCACCTTCACGCTGTCCGAGGCAGCGTACCGCACACGGGTCGCGGCCGTCCGCGCCCACATCCGCGCGGGCGATGTGTACCAGATCAACCTGACCGCGCCCTTCCGGTTCGCGACCCAGGCGGATCCGCTCGCGCTGTTCGCCGCGCTCCGCCGCCGCCAGCAGGTCGCGTACGGCGCGTTCCTCCGCCTGCCCGATCTCGCGGTCGCCTCGGTCTCGCCCGAACTGTTCTTCCGCGTCGACGCCGAGGGCGAAGGGCGAACGATCACGGCGCGGCCGATGAAGGGAACGGCCCCGCGTGGCGCCACGCCCGACGCCGACGACGCCCTGGCCGATGCCCTCCGCGCCAGCCCGAAGGACCGCGCCGAGAACCTGATGATCGTGGACCTGTTGCGCAATGACCTCTCGCGGGTGACCGCGCCCGGCAGCGTCCGCGTGCCCGCGCTGTTCGATGCCGAGCGTTACGAGACGGTCACCCAGATGACCTCCACCGTCACCGGCGACCTCCGGGCGGACGCCGGGCTGGGCGACGTGCTCCGGGCGCTCTTCCCGTGCGGCTCCATCACGGGCGCCCCGAAGCTGCGCGCGATGGGCATCATCCGCGACCTGGAGATCGGGCCGCGGGGTGCGTACTGCGGCGCTATCGGCCACGCCGCGCCGGGCGGGACGGCCGCGTTCAGCGTGGCCATCCGCACCGCCGTCGTCGCCAACGGCGTGGGGCGGTACGACGTGGGCAGCGGGATCGTGTGGGACAGCGATGCCGACGCCGAGTTCGCCGAGTGCCTGCTCAAGGCGCGCGTCCTGACCGACCTCGCTGGGTGA
- a CDS encoding 2OG-Fe(II) oxygenase encodes MLDRSDILARSHLLLGPAEAALRARLASAPEDLAALWRLAGVLRQRGDLAGAAEAARAVLAAEPAHADAARLLALLDGRPVEPADGIQPSPFALAESFLDTAEQATLWAEIEAHAASFADAKVGTAKDQGAQVRTDRRESKVLLEDAFPATAERFRTRVPALARSAWEARGLDPVDVSRVEFLLSVHLDGGFFKVHQDHSREGKPSTRLVTFVYYLHRHPKRFEGGDLLLLDTDLARGRFGSEYTRITPDDGRLVLFPSPYYHQVTPVTSKADDLMDGRFAVTGWLHGPASDA; translated from the coding sequence ATGCTCGACAGGAGCGACATCCTCGCCCGTTCGCACCTCCTCCTCGGACCTGCCGAGGCAGCCCTCCGCGCACGCCTTGCGAGCGCGCCCGAGGACCTCGCCGCGCTGTGGCGCCTCGCCGGGGTCCTCCGCCAGCGCGGGGACCTCGCCGGAGCCGCCGAGGCGGCCCGCGCCGTCCTCGCCGCCGAGCCCGCTCACGCCGACGCCGCCCGCCTGCTCGCCCTGCTCGACGGGCGGCCGGTCGAACCCGCCGACGGCATCCAGCCCTCCCCGTTCGCTCTCGCCGAGTCCTTCCTCGACACCGCCGAGCAGGCCACGCTCTGGGCCGAGATCGAGGCCCACGCGGCGTCGTTCGCCGACGCGAAGGTGGGGACGGCGAAGGACCAGGGGGCCCAGGTCCGCACCGACCGGCGCGAGTCGAAGGTGCTCCTCGAAGACGCCTTCCCGGCCACCGCCGAGCGGTTTCGCACACGCGTTCCCGCCCTGGCACGCTCGGCCTGGGAGGCCCGCGGCCTCGACCCCGTGGACGTGAGCCGCGTCGAGTTTCTGCTCTCGGTCCACCTCGACGGCGGCTTCTTCAAGGTCCACCAGGATCACTCGCGCGAGGGCAAGCCGTCGACGCGCCTCGTCACGTTCGTGTACTACCTCCACCGCCACCCGAAGCGGTTCGAAGGTGGCGACCTGCTGCTGCTCGACACCGACCTGGCGCGCGGTCGGTTCGGCTCGGAGTACACGCGCATCACGCCCGATGACGGCCGGCTGGTCCTCTTCCCGAGCCCGTACTACCACCAGGTCACGCCGGTCACCTCGAAGGCGGACGACCTCATGGACGGACGCTTCGCGGTCACGGGCTGGCTCCACGGGCCTGCGTCGGACGCGTGA
- a CDS encoding ECF-type sigma factor, which produces MPLVSSPGVTEALDALRDGDQAARERLVSAVYDELRDIARAYLRKEQARTLVTTELVHEAYEKALGPSPTYDGRGHFFGAASRAMRQILVDRARQRNRLKRGGGERALALTEVAEIAAPGGRTIDLLDLDAALDRLAELDPRQAAVVECRYFGGLTFEETAEALGVSAVTAKRDWRMARAWLFAALNGDEVV; this is translated from the coding sequence ATGCCTCTCGTGTCCTCCCCTGGCGTTACCGAGGCGCTCGACGCCCTCCGCGACGGCGACCAGGCCGCGCGCGAGCGCCTCGTGTCGGCCGTCTACGACGAGCTTCGCGACATCGCGCGGGCGTACCTCCGCAAGGAGCAGGCCCGGACCCTCGTGACCACCGAGCTGGTCCACGAGGCCTACGAGAAGGCCCTCGGCCCGAGCCCGACCTACGACGGCCGCGGCCACTTCTTCGGCGCGGCCTCCCGGGCCATGCGCCAGATCCTGGTCGACCGCGCCCGCCAGCGCAACCGGCTCAAGCGCGGAGGCGGCGAGCGGGCGCTCGCACTCACCGAGGTGGCAGAGATCGCAGCGCCGGGCGGGCGCACCATCGATCTCCTCGACCTCGACGCGGCGCTCGACCGGCTGGCCGAACTCGACCCGCGGCAAGCCGCCGTCGTGGAGTGCCGCTACTTCGGGGGGCTCACGTTCGAGGAGACAGCCGAGGCCCTCGGCGTGTCGGCGGTGACGGCCAAGCGCGACTGGCGGATGGCGCGCGCCTGGCTCTTCGCCGCCCTCAACGGCGACGAGGTGGTGTGA
- a CDS encoding serine/threonine-protein kinase — MTPPADPARWSEIKRLFDAAVDLPPGDRTTFLDRACRTSQGTVDTDLRDAVRALLQADAEAEAESDTDSGFLDAAPLTVLLDSLGGDGAEAETTEAAPSGTRVGPYRVVRLLGRGGMGEVYLAERADGLFERTVALKRVRADLAPTVAARFEAERNILAGLVHPGIARLYAAGFEDDGRPWLAMEPVDGVPLPTFAAGRGLAERVELLRQACAAVHHAHQQLVVHRDLKPSNILVTPEGRLQLLDFGIAQVLGTQEGRRFLTRAYAAPEQLRGEPATTATDVYGLGLLLFEVLTGARPFSGDDPGRSTPPLASDRTRPADGGIDPRLLRGDLDAICRKALATDPADRYASAEALSADLGRALADQPVQARPASAAYRSRQFVRRHRAGVATAVVALVALVAGGAFYTARVTAERNRAQAEADKAAQVSAFMGGLFRDADPAQTGGTRVSAREVLDRAVARLADDTLQAPAVRAALHQALGEVYASLALTPEARRLLDAADALRARHLGPRHPDRADGWLALAALALDTGDYRGADSLARAAVALRRETGASGPALALAEARLGAAEVARGQYGEAETRLRDALAVLDAHGRADEADRVRLTLASAVQEQDRLDEAERLLREAHRGLAARRGDRHPDSRAAEAALADLLLDAGRLDEARRLHVAALATARRLYGDAHPVTAEALRRVGAVLTEASDYAAAADTLDRALAILRAATDGPTLPLARHLLSRATVDLYLQDYAAGETRLDSALRIALATVGEQHPVTLSALNDRAYARSYTDDLDGAEADYRRVLAGERALRGEVHSEVAEALASLSTLLWTRERPDEAIETAREGLAMRRLLLREGHPDLSNSLYSLGSMLLYAERPAEAEAPIAESAAIRRATFGADDWRTIQADGRLAHIRALLDTPGAGDALRDVLRRADAALTPGGESQWVTDQIVGALADYHEAHGETAAAARYRARLPAE, encoded by the coding sequence ATGACTCCACCCGCTGATCCCGCCCGCTGGTCCGAGATCAAGCGCCTCTTCGACGCGGCGGTGGACCTGCCGCCCGGTGACCGAACGACCTTTCTCGACCGCGCCTGTCGCACTTCGCAAGGCACGGTGGACACAGACCTCCGCGACGCGGTCCGGGCCCTTCTCCAGGCCGACGCCGAGGCGGAGGCGGAATCGGACACGGACAGTGGCTTCCTCGACGCTGCGCCGCTAACCGTGCTGCTCGACAGCCTCGGTGGCGACGGCGCCGAGGCCGAGACGACGGAGGCCGCACCGTCCGGCACGCGCGTCGGACCGTACCGGGTGGTCCGGCTGCTGGGCCGCGGCGGCATGGGCGAGGTCTACCTCGCCGAGCGCGCCGACGGGCTCTTCGAGCGGACGGTCGCCCTGAAGCGCGTCCGCGCCGACCTGGCACCCACGGTGGCGGCCCGGTTCGAGGCGGAGCGCAACATCCTGGCCGGGCTCGTCCACCCCGGCATCGCGCGCCTCTACGCGGCGGGCTTCGAGGACGACGGACGCCCGTGGCTGGCGATGGAGCCGGTCGACGGCGTCCCGCTGCCCACGTTTGCGGCCGGTCGCGGCCTCGCCGAGCGGGTGGAGCTCCTCCGGCAGGCGTGCGCGGCGGTCCACCACGCCCACCAGCAGCTCGTGGTCCACCGCGACCTGAAGCCCTCCAACATCCTGGTGACCCCGGAGGGTCGGTTGCAGTTGCTCGACTTCGGCATCGCGCAGGTGCTCGGCACCCAGGAAGGGCGTCGCTTCCTGACGCGCGCCTACGCGGCGCCCGAGCAACTCCGCGGCGAGCCCGCCACGACGGCGACGGACGTGTACGGCCTCGGCCTCCTGCTCTTCGAAGTGCTGACCGGCGCCCGCCCGTTTTCTGGAGACGACCCGGGCCGCTCCACGCCGCCGCTCGCCAGCGACCGGACCCGGCCCGCCGACGGCGGCATCGACCCGCGCCTCCTGCGAGGCGACCTCGACGCGATCTGCCGGAAGGCGCTCGCGACAGACCCTGCCGACCGCTACGCCTCGGCCGAGGCCCTCTCCGCCGACCTCGGGCGTGCGCTGGCCGATCAGCCCGTCCAGGCGCGTCCGGCCTCGGCGGCGTACCGGTCGCGACAGTTCGTCCGGCGGCACCGCGCTGGAGTGGCGACGGCGGTCGTCGCGCTGGTCGCGCTGGTGGCGGGCGGCGCATTCTACACGGCCCGCGTCACGGCCGAGCGCAACCGCGCCCAGGCCGAGGCCGACAAGGCCGCGCAGGTCTCGGCCTTCATGGGCGGCCTGTTCCGCGACGCCGACCCTGCCCAGACCGGCGGCACGCGCGTCTCGGCCCGCGAGGTCCTCGACCGCGCCGTCGCCCGCCTCGCCGACGACACGCTGCAGGCCCCGGCCGTCCGCGCGGCGCTCCACCAGGCGCTCGGCGAGGTCTACGCCAGCCTCGCCCTGACCCCCGAGGCCCGCCGCCTCCTCGACGCCGCCGACGCCCTCCGCGCCCGCCACCTCGGCCCCCGCCACCCCGACCGGGCCGACGGCTGGCTCGCCCTCGCCGCGCTCGCCCTCGACACCGGCGACTACCGCGGGGCCGACTCGCTCGCTCGTGCCGCCGTGGCGCTCCGTCGGGAGACTGGCGCCTCGGGACCGGCGCTCGCCCTCGCCGAGGCCCGCCTCGGCGCCGCCGAGGTCGCCCGCGGCCAGTACGGCGAGGCCGAGACCCGCCTCCGGGACGCCCTCGCCGTGCTCGATGCCCACGGTCGGGCCGACGAGGCCGACCGCGTCCGCCTCACGCTCGCCAGCGCCGTCCAGGAGCAGGATCGGCTCGATGAGGCCGAACGCCTCCTCCGCGAGGCCCACCGCGGCCTCGCCGCGCGACGCGGCGACCGGCACCCCGACTCGCGCGCCGCGGAGGCCGCCCTCGCCGACCTCCTCCTCGACGCCGGGCGCCTCGACGAGGCCCGGCGGCTCCATGTCGCCGCGCTCGCCACCGCCCGGCGCCTCTACGGCGACGCCCACCCGGTCACGGCCGAGGCACTGCGCCGGGTGGGCGCCGTGCTCACCGAGGCCAGCGACTACGCCGCCGCCGCCGACACGCTGGACCGGGCCCTCGCCATCCTCCGCGCCGCCACCGACGGCCCGACGCTCCCGCTCGCCCGCCACCTCCTCTCGCGGGCGACCGTCGACCTGTACCTCCAGGACTACGCCGCGGGCGAGACCCGCCTCGACAGTGCGCTCCGCATCGCCCTCGCGACCGTCGGCGAGCAGCACCCGGTCACGCTCTCGGCACTCAACGACCGGGCCTACGCCCGCTCCTACACGGACGACCTCGACGGCGCCGAGGCCGACTACCGACGCGTCCTCGCAGGCGAACGGGCGCTCCGTGGCGAGGTCCACTCCGAAGTCGCCGAGGCGCTCGCCAGCCTGAGCACGCTCCTCTGGACGCGGGAACGCCCGGACGAGGCCATCGAGACGGCGCGCGAGGGGCTCGCCATGCGCCGCCTGCTCCTGCGCGAGGGGCACCCCGACCTCTCCAACTCGCTCTACAGCCTCGGCTCGATGCTCCTCTACGCCGAGCGCCCGGCCGAGGCGGAAGCCCCCATCGCCGAGTCCGCCGCGATCCGCCGCGCCACCTTCGGCGCTGACGACTGGCGGACGATCCAGGCGGACGGGCGCCTCGCTCACATCCGCGCGCTGCTCGACACGCCCGGAGCCGGAGACGCCCTTCGCGACGTGCTCCGCCGGGCCGACGCCGCGCTCACGCCCGGCGGCGAATCGCAGTGGGTGACCGACCAGATCGTCGGGGCCCTCGCGGACTACCACGAGGCGCACGGCGAAACCGCCGCCGCGGCGCGCTACCGCGCCCGCCTGCCCGCCGAGTAG